From Streptomyces sp. CMB-StM0423, a single genomic window includes:
- a CDS encoding WhiB family transcriptional regulator: protein MLQSHQQSLQEARVPIQRSGRREEGDPWHTEAVCRRDEAALFFAPSKEPTADRLSREAAAKRVCARCPVMVECREHALLLPEPYGVWGGLTAAERRVVQARRRRRETTEKLTAPRGIAQAG, encoded by the coding sequence GTGCTGCAGTCCCACCAGCAGTCCCTGCAGGAAGCCCGGGTGCCGATCCAGCGCTCCGGACGGCGGGAAGAGGGGGATCCCTGGCACACGGAGGCGGTGTGCCGGCGGGACGAGGCCGCGCTGTTCTTTGCTCCGTCGAAGGAGCCGACCGCCGACCGGCTGTCGCGCGAGGCCGCCGCGAAGCGGGTCTGCGCGCGCTGTCCCGTGATGGTCGAGTGCCGGGAGCACGCGCTGCTGCTGCCCGAGCCGTACGGCGTGTGGGGCGGCCTCACGGCGGCGGAGCGGCGGGTCGTACAGGCGCGGCGCAGGCGGCGGGAGACGACCGAGAAGCTGACCGCACCGCGAGGGATAGCCCAGGCGGGCTGA
- a CDS encoding DUF1707 SHOCT-like domain-containing protein: MDETPRDNAPVPAAQPSLSKKPVAEGELRASDADRDRVADILREALAEGRLDPEEHAERIDGVYNAKTVGELEPLVRDLPVGRRAPGPAAPLPPSAYPQPQPQTLVAIFSGSTRKGRWSVGRRTSAFALFGGVDIDLTEAVFHQQEIVINATAIFGGVDIKVPANVSLRGSGTAIFGGFDVHAQEADDPRAPVVVVTGFALFGGVDAKGKKGKFLRNLTDRMRKHGLGH, translated from the coding sequence GTGGACGAGACCCCGCGCGACAACGCCCCCGTGCCCGCCGCCCAGCCGTCGCTGTCGAAGAAGCCGGTCGCGGAGGGAGAGCTGCGCGCCTCCGACGCGGACCGCGACCGGGTGGCCGACATCCTCCGCGAGGCGCTCGCCGAAGGGCGGCTGGACCCGGAGGAGCACGCCGAGCGGATCGACGGCGTCTACAACGCCAAGACCGTGGGTGAACTGGAGCCGCTCGTCCGCGACCTGCCGGTCGGCCGGCGCGCGCCCGGCCCCGCGGCGCCGCTGCCCCCGTCCGCGTACCCGCAGCCCCAGCCGCAGACCCTCGTCGCGATCTTCAGCGGCTCCACGCGCAAGGGGCGCTGGAGCGTGGGGCGCAGGACCTCGGCGTTCGCGCTCTTCGGGGGCGTCGACATCGACCTGACCGAGGCCGTCTTCCACCAGCAGGAGATTGTCATCAACGCGACCGCCATCTTCGGCGGCGTCGACATCAAGGTCCCGGCCAACGTGTCGCTGCGCGGCTCCGGCACGGCCATCTTCGGCGGCTTCGACGTGCACGCGCAGGAGGCGGACGACCCGCGCGCGCCGGTGGTGGTCGTCACCGGTTTCGCGCTCTTCGGCGGGGTGGACGCAAAGGGCAAAAAGGGCAAGTTCCTGAGGAATCTGACGGACCGGATGCGCAAGCACGGCCTCGGTCACTGA
- a CDS encoding fumarate hydratase, with product MTATARPASPAFQYTDLLPLGADTTTYRLLTKEGVRTVEAGGRTFLEVEPEALRLLAAEAMHDISHYLRPAHLAQLRAICDDPEASANDKFVALDLLKNANISAAGVLPMCQDTGTAIVMGKRGQQVLTAGRDEEALSLGVYDAYTKLNLRYSQMAPLTMWDEKNTGNNLPAQVELYAADGDAYKFLFMAKGGGSANKSFLYQETKAVLNEASMLRFLEEKIRSLGTAACPPYHLAIVVGGTSAEYALKTAKYASAHYLDSLPTEGSPAGHGFRDTELEAKVFELTQTLGIGAQFGGKYFCHDVRVVRLPRHGASCPVAIAVSCSADRQALAKITAEGVFLEQLEHDPARFLPDTTAAELTAGSAGAMDEAVRIDLARPMAEVRAELTKYPVKTRLSLTGPLVVARDIAHAKIKELLDAGEEMPQYLKDHPVYYAGPAKTPEGYASGSFGPTTAGRMDAYVEQFQAAGGSMVMLAKGNRSQQVTDACSAHGGFYLGSIGGPAARLAQDCIKKVEVLEYEELGMEAVWKIEVEDFPAFIVVDDKGNDFFTDPGPVKPFVTSIPVRGAAQP from the coding sequence ATGACAGCCACCGCCCGCCCCGCCAGCCCCGCGTTCCAGTACACGGACCTCCTCCCGCTGGGCGCGGACACCACGACGTACCGCCTGCTGACCAAGGAGGGCGTACGCACGGTCGAGGCCGGCGGGCGTACGTTCCTGGAGGTCGAGCCGGAGGCGCTGCGGCTGCTCGCCGCGGAGGCGATGCACGACATCTCACACTACCTGCGCCCCGCCCACCTCGCCCAACTGCGCGCCATCTGCGACGACCCGGAGGCGTCGGCCAACGACAAGTTCGTCGCGCTCGACCTGCTGAAGAACGCCAACATCTCGGCGGCGGGCGTGCTCCCCATGTGCCAGGACACGGGCACGGCGATCGTCATGGGCAAGCGCGGGCAGCAGGTGCTGACCGCGGGCCGGGACGAGGAGGCGCTGTCGCTCGGGGTGTACGACGCGTACACCAAGCTCAACCTGCGGTACTCCCAGATGGCGCCGCTGACCATGTGGGACGAGAAGAACACCGGCAACAACCTGCCGGCGCAGGTGGAGCTCTACGCCGCCGACGGGGACGCGTACAAGTTCCTCTTCATGGCCAAGGGCGGCGGCAGCGCCAACAAGTCGTTCCTCTACCAGGAGACGAAGGCGGTACTCAACGAGGCGTCGATGCTGCGCTTCCTGGAGGAGAAGATCCGCTCGCTGGGCACGGCCGCCTGCCCGCCGTACCACCTCGCGATCGTCGTCGGCGGCACCTCCGCCGAGTACGCGCTGAAGACCGCGAAGTACGCCTCCGCGCACTATCTCGACTCGCTGCCCACCGAGGGCTCCCCCGCGGGCCACGGCTTCCGGGACACCGAGCTGGAGGCCAAGGTCTTCGAGCTGACCCAGACCCTCGGCATCGGCGCCCAGTTCGGCGGCAAGTACTTCTGCCACGACGTGCGCGTCGTCCGGCTGCCGCGGCACGGCGCGTCCTGCCCGGTGGCCATCGCGGTCTCCTGCTCCGCCGACCGGCAGGCGCTGGCGAAGATCACGGCGGAGGGCGTCTTCCTGGAGCAGTTGGAGCACGACCCGGCGCGCTTCCTGCCGGACACCACGGCGGCGGAGCTGACCGCGGGGTCCGCGGGAGCCATGGACGAGGCGGTACGGATCGACCTCGCCCGGCCGATGGCCGAGGTGCGGGCGGAACTGACGAAGTACCCGGTGAAGACGCGGCTGTCGCTGACCGGCCCGCTGGTCGTGGCGCGCGACATCGCGCACGCGAAGATCAAGGAGCTGCTGGACGCGGGCGAGGAGATGCCGCAGTACCTGAAGGACCACCCCGTGTACTACGCCGGCCCGGCCAAGACCCCCGAGGGCTACGCCTCCGGGTCCTTCGGGCCGACGACGGCGGGGCGGATGGACGCGTACGTCGAGCAGTTCCAGGCGGCGGGCGGGTCGATGGTGATGCTGGCCAAGGGCAACCGCTCCCAGCAGGTCACCGACGCCTGCTCAGCGCACGGCGGCTTCTACCTGGGCTCGATCGGCGGTCCCGCGGCGCGGCTGGCGCAGGACTGCATCAAGAAGGTCGAGGTCCTGGAGTACGAGGAGCTGGGCATGGAGGCGGTCTGGAAGATCGAGGTGGAGGACTTCCCGGCGTTCATCGTGGTGGACGACAAGGGGAACGACTTCTTCACCGACCCGGGCCCGGTCAAGCCGTTCGTGACGAGCATCCCGGTGCGGGGCGCGGCGCAGCCGTAG
- a CDS encoding class II fumarate hydratase, whose protein sequence is MSQPADRSPAERPASDGFRIEHDSMGEVRVPAAAKWRAQTQRAVENFPVSGLRLESAHIAALARIKAAAAKVNAELGVLDADIAAAVQAAAEEVAAGRWDDQFPVDVFQTGSGTSSNMNMNEVLATLAQEKLGAGGPVVHPNDHVNASQSSNDTFPSSIHIAATGAVVQDLIPALTHLQAALAGKAEEFAEVVKSGRTHLMDATPVTLGQEFAGYAAQVAFGVERLHASLPRLAELPLGGTAVGTGINTPPGFAAAVIAEVARATGLPLTEARDHFEAQGARDGLVETSGQLRTIAVGLTKICNDLRWMGSGPRTGLAEIALPDLQPGSSIMPGKVNPVIPEAVLMVCAQVVGNDVTVTTAGASGNFELNVMLPVLARNVLESVRLLANAARLLADRTVDGITAHAGRAREYAESSPSVVTPLNRYLGYEEAAKVAKKSLAERKTIREVVLEGGYVERGLLTEEQLDGALDVLRMTRP, encoded by the coding sequence ATGAGCCAGCCCGCTGACCGGTCCCCCGCAGAACGCCCCGCATCCGACGGCTTCCGCATCGAGCACGACTCGATGGGCGAGGTCCGCGTCCCCGCCGCCGCCAAGTGGCGCGCCCAGACGCAGCGCGCCGTGGAGAACTTCCCCGTCTCCGGGCTGCGCCTGGAGTCGGCCCACATCGCCGCGCTGGCCCGGATCAAGGCCGCCGCGGCGAAGGTCAACGCCGAGCTGGGCGTGCTCGACGCGGACATCGCCGCGGCCGTGCAGGCGGCGGCGGAGGAGGTCGCGGCCGGCCGCTGGGACGATCAGTTCCCGGTCGACGTCTTCCAGACCGGCTCCGGCACGTCGTCGAACATGAACATGAACGAGGTGCTGGCGACCCTCGCGCAGGAGAAGCTGGGCGCCGGCGGGCCGGTGGTCCACCCCAACGACCACGTCAACGCCAGCCAGTCGTCGAACGACACGTTCCCCTCCTCCATCCACATCGCCGCGACGGGCGCGGTCGTGCAGGACCTGATCCCCGCGCTGACGCATCTGCAGGCGGCGCTCGCGGGCAAGGCGGAGGAGTTCGCGGAGGTGGTGAAGTCGGGGCGGACGCACCTGATGGACGCCACGCCCGTCACCCTCGGCCAGGAGTTCGCGGGCTACGCCGCGCAGGTCGCCTTCGGCGTCGAGCGGCTGCACGCCTCACTGCCGCGGCTGGCCGAGCTGCCCCTCGGCGGCACCGCGGTCGGTACGGGCATCAACACCCCGCCCGGCTTCGCCGCCGCCGTCATCGCCGAGGTGGCGCGGGCCACCGGGCTGCCGCTGACCGAGGCCCGCGACCACTTCGAGGCCCAGGGCGCGCGCGACGGCCTGGTGGAGACCTCGGGCCAGTTGCGCACGATCGCGGTCGGACTGACAAAGATCTGCAATGACCTGCGCTGGATGGGCTCCGGCCCGCGCACCGGCCTCGCCGAGATCGCGCTGCCCGACCTCCAGCCCGGCTCGTCGATCATGCCGGGCAAGGTGAACCCGGTGATCCCCGAGGCCGTGCTGATGGTCTGCGCCCAGGTCGTCGGGAACGACGTGACGGTCACCACCGCCGGCGCCTCGGGCAACTTCGAGCTGAACGTGATGCTGCCCGTCCTCGCCCGCAACGTGCTGGAGTCCGTCCGGCTGCTGGCCAACGCCGCACGCCTGCTCGCCGATCGCACGGTCGACGGCATCACGGCGCACGCCGGGCGCGCCCGGGAGTACGCGGAGTCGTCGCCGTCCGTCGTCACGCCGCTCAACCGGTACCTCGGCTACGAGGAGGCGGCCAAGGTGGCGAAGAAGTCGCTGGCCGAGCGCAAGACGATCCGCGAGGTGGTCCTGGAGGGCGGGTACGTCGAGCGCGGGCTGCTCACGGAGGAGCAGTTGGACGGTGCGCTGGACGTGCTGAGGATGACCCGGCCGTGA
- the fomD gene encoding cytidylyl-2-hydroxypropylphosphonate hydrolase, whose translation MHGPDATLDSDRNVSGGRWTPGDHILWRYRADAPGAAGTAAADGTGSAGDAGRLGRTVAVCRPVTVVRDDAGTLAVWVAPDTECVRPVLADGTELHREPLATRYTKPHRPFRTRWFGAGVLKLARPDEPWSVWLFWENDWTFKSFYVNLEAPRVRWAGGVDSEDHYLDLVVHPDRSWEWRDEDEFAAAQRAGLMSAARAAAVRDAGRRAVDAIGAWGPPFSEGWERWRPDPKWTVPLLPADWDRTPARLSS comes from the coding sequence ATGCACGGGCCAGACGCGACGCTTGACAGCGACAGGAACGTCTCAGGCGGCCGGTGGACGCCCGGGGACCACATCCTCTGGCGCTACCGCGCCGACGCGCCCGGGGCGGCCGGCACAGCCGCCGCCGACGGCACGGGCAGCGCCGGCGACGCCGGGCGGCTGGGCCGTACCGTCGCGGTCTGCCGCCCGGTCACCGTCGTCCGCGACGACGCCGGGACGCTCGCCGTCTGGGTGGCGCCGGACACCGAGTGCGTACGCCCCGTGCTCGCCGACGGCACCGAGTTGCACCGCGAGCCGCTGGCCACCCGCTACACCAAGCCGCACCGCCCGTTCCGCACCCGCTGGTTCGGCGCCGGCGTGCTCAAACTCGCCCGGCCGGACGAGCCCTGGTCGGTCTGGCTGTTCTGGGAAAACGACTGGACCTTCAAGTCCTTCTACGTCAACCTCGAAGCGCCCCGGGTGCGCTGGGCCGGGGGCGTCGACTCCGAGGACCACTACCTGGATCTCGTCGTCCACCCCGACCGCTCCTGGGAGTGGCGGGACGAGGACGAGTTCGCCGCCGCGCAGCGGGCGGGGCTGATGTCCGCCGCCCGGGCCGCGGCCGTACGGGACGCGGGACGGCGGGCGGTCGACGCCATCGGGGCGTGGGGGCCGCCGTTCTCCGAAGGCTGGGAACGCTGGCGCCCCGACCCGAAGTGGACAGTTCCGCTTCTTCCGGCGGATTGGGACCGCACACCCGCGCGCTTGTCTTCATGA
- a CDS encoding ATP-binding SpoIIE family protein phosphatase has translation MTERDRRRAAAERTESGNTLAASGTDEAVSPTAPTANAGEAIPDPRDALHRAKPAQPATAPGAATGGVPAHQGADDTPSGGRPRPQPGAGGDADPARGMGRPEEEAASARLRFLGAATRRIARGIDLDEIVLGLCRSVVPSFADAILVYLRDPLPVGDEQPTEPFRLRLRRTDRITDGVEDVDSMGGSRLLPAAAEPDTPGLGAAEQVDVVRAGALLEVLRGVRPVFGETLAARAALIELLGRESPLANAPADKRTIVAPLRGRRRVIGVAVLVRGPARPAYGQDDLLIAAQLATHTALGVDKAVIYDREAYIADQLQRTMLPEYLPEPTGVRLASRYRPAAETARVGGDWYDAIPLPGSRVALVVGDVMGHSVTSAAIMGQLRTAAQTLAQLDLPPQEVLHHLDEQAQRLGDDRMATCLYAVYDPIAHTLTASNAGHPPPVLLRRDGFSEVLDVPPGAPIGVGGVGFEAVELQAPQGSTLLLYTDGLVESRLMDVSTGIDQLCARLTRTAALTGPGNPPPLEPLCDEVLDVLGPGDRDDDIALLAARLDGIAPSAAAQWSLDPRAQAPREARSLARGALAGWGLEELTDIVELLVSEVVTNAVRYAQRPVTLRLVHTDRLRCEVVDDVPQLPRMRRAGPADEGGRGMFLVNKLARHWGAERLSVGKVVWFEI, from the coding sequence GTGACGGAGCGCGACAGGCGGCGGGCAGCCGCCGAGCGGACGGAGTCCGGCAACACCCTTGCCGCCTCCGGCACGGACGAGGCGGTGTCGCCGACCGCACCCACCGCGAACGCGGGCGAGGCCATCCCCGACCCGCGTGACGCCCTGCACCGTGCGAAACCGGCGCAGCCCGCGACGGCCCCGGGGGCCGCCACCGGCGGCGTACCGGCGCACCAGGGCGCCGACGACACCCCCAGCGGCGGCCGGCCACGCCCCCAGCCGGGCGCGGGCGGGGACGCCGACCCGGCCCGGGGGATGGGCCGGCCCGAGGAGGAAGCCGCGTCCGCGCGGCTGCGGTTCCTCGGCGCGGCCACCCGCAGGATCGCCCGCGGCATCGACCTGGACGAGATCGTGCTCGGCCTGTGCCGCTCCGTCGTCCCGTCCTTCGCGGACGCGATCCTCGTCTACCTCCGCGACCCGCTGCCGGTCGGCGACGAGCAGCCGACGGAACCGTTCCGGCTGCGGCTGCGGCGTACGGACCGGATCACCGACGGCGTCGAGGACGTCGACAGCATGGGCGGCAGCCGGCTGCTGCCCGCGGCGGCGGAGCCGGACACCCCGGGCCTCGGCGCGGCCGAGCAGGTCGACGTCGTACGGGCCGGGGCGCTGCTCGAAGTGCTGCGCGGCGTCCGCCCGGTGTTCGGCGAGACGCTGGCCGCCCGCGCGGCGCTCATCGAACTGCTGGGCCGCGAAAGCCCGCTCGCCAACGCACCGGCCGACAAGCGCACGATCGTCGCCCCGCTGCGCGGCCGCCGCCGGGTGATCGGGGTGGCGGTGCTCGTACGGGGTCCTGCGCGGCCCGCGTACGGGCAGGACGACCTGCTGATCGCCGCCCAACTGGCCACGCACACGGCCCTCGGTGTCGACAAAGCGGTCATCTACGACCGCGAGGCGTACATCGCCGACCAACTGCAGCGCACGATGCTGCCCGAATACCTGCCGGAGCCCACCGGCGTCCGCCTCGCCAGCCGCTACCGCCCCGCGGCCGAGACCGCGCGGGTCGGCGGCGACTGGTACGACGCGATCCCGCTGCCCGGCAGCCGGGTCGCGCTGGTCGTCGGCGACGTCATGGGCCACTCGGTGACCTCCGCGGCGATCATGGGCCAGTTGCGTACCGCGGCGCAGACGCTGGCCCAGCTCGACCTGCCGCCGCAGGAGGTGCTGCACCACCTCGACGAGCAGGCGCAGCGCCTCGGCGACGACCGCATGGCCACGTGCCTGTACGCGGTCTACGACCCCATCGCCCACACCCTCACCGCCTCCAACGCCGGCCACCCGCCACCGGTCCTGCTCCGCCGCGACGGCTTCAGCGAGGTGCTGGACGTGCCGCCGGGAGCGCCGATCGGGGTGGGCGGCGTGGGCTTCGAGGCGGTGGAGCTGCAGGCGCCGCAGGGCTCGACGCTGCTGCTGTACACGGACGGCCTGGTCGAGTCCCGGCTGATGGACGTCTCCACGGGCATCGACCAGCTCTGCGCGCGGCTGACCCGCACGGCGGCCCTCACGGGTCCTGGCAACCCGCCGCCGCTGGAGCCGCTGTGCGACGAGGTGCTGGACGTCCTGGGCCCGGGCGACCGGGACGACGACATCGCCCTGCTGGCGGCGCGGCTGGACGGCATAGCGCCCAGTGCGGCGGCGCAGTGGTCCCTTGACCCGCGCGCGCAGGCGCCGCGCGAGGCTCGGTCGCTGGCGCGGGGGGCGCTGGCGGGGTGGGGCCTGGAGGAGCTGACGGACATCGTGGAGCTGCTGGTGAGCGAGGTGGTGACGAACGCGGTGCGCTACGCGCAGCGCCCGGTCACGCTGCGCCTTGTGCACACGGACAGGCTGCGGTGCGAGGTGGTGGACGACGTCCCGCAGTTGCCGCGGATGCGGCGGGCGGGACCGGCGGATGAGGGTGGGCGCGGGATGTTCCTGGTGAACAAGCTGGCCCGGCACTGGGGCGCGGAGCGGCTCAGTGTGGGCAAGGTGGTGTGGTTCGAGATCTGA
- a CDS encoding C39 family peptidase: protein MSSIRAVSAAGAGGVLVAALVLTGGPAQAAEPGPAAGAGAAAAGAYKERTDTLPAERLTAEQRRLLAEKSAAAKGAAQQSAARGDVGAAAIVSSGAVQQSQINSYYCGPATLVITQSARDEVGNRSQTQAGSELRTNSSGTAWYGINANVPNPTGYPIPDVLNYRLPGAGYVPKALPYTPSATDKANFRDHIVHNTSGDYAIAGNAWEVVGGPHLVGHPNREIFHWVSIDGHSDDGARTVQYRDPVGGVPTSVISWAGSVPRTATISSDTITTIMGGRGYVW, encoded by the coding sequence ATGTCCTCTATCCGAGCCGTGTCCGCAGCCGGAGCGGGCGGCGTTCTCGTCGCCGCCCTGGTGCTCACCGGCGGGCCCGCGCAGGCGGCCGAGCCGGGCCCCGCCGCGGGCGCCGGAGCCGCGGCTGCCGGCGCGTACAAGGAGCGCACCGACACCCTGCCCGCCGAGCGGCTGACGGCGGAGCAGCGGCGGCTGCTGGCCGAGAAGTCGGCGGCGGCGAAGGGCGCGGCGCAGCAGTCCGCCGCGCGCGGCGACGTCGGAGCGGCGGCGATCGTCTCCTCAGGCGCCGTACAGCAGTCCCAGATCAACTCCTACTACTGCGGCCCCGCCACCCTCGTGATCACGCAGTCCGCGCGCGACGAGGTCGGCAACCGGTCCCAGACGCAGGCCGGCAGCGAGCTGCGTACGAACTCCTCCGGCACGGCCTGGTACGGCATCAACGCGAACGTGCCCAACCCGACCGGCTATCCCATCCCCGACGTGCTCAACTACCGCCTGCCGGGTGCGGGATACGTGCCGAAGGCGCTGCCGTACACGCCGAGCGCGACGGACAAGGCCAACTTCCGCGACCACATCGTCCACAACACCTCGGGCGACTACGCGATCGCGGGCAACGCCTGGGAGGTCGTCGGCGGCCCGCACCTCGTCGGGCACCCGAACCGGGAGATATTCCACTGGGTGTCGATAGACGGCCACAGCGACGACGGGGCGCGCACCGTGCAGTACCGCGACCCGGTGGGCGGGGTGCCGACGAGCGTCATCTCGTGGGCCGGCAGCGTGCCGCGTACCGCGACCATCTCGTCGGACACCATCACGACCATCATGGGCGGTCGTGGGTACGTCTGGTGA
- a CDS encoding SPFH domain-containing protein — protein sequence MSDQPRGQHTPAPETPDAPGTPPDMPAPPVAERQANSIGGALALVLGLAGALAGAGLLALGIALAGSGTPAAGVPVLVFGALLFLAALVAMAGLNMVEPGEARVVQLFGRYTGTIRDDGLRWVNPLTTRRKISTRVRNHETAVLKVNDARGNPIELAAVVVWQVEDTAQAVFAVDDFTEFVATQTETAVRHIAIEYPYDAYEDDELSLRADAEEITEKLAEELTARVQAAGVRIIESRFTHLAYAPEIASAMLQRQQAGAVVAARREIVDGAVGMVEDALARLIRQDIVELDEERKAAMVGNLMVVLCGDRAPQPVLNTGSLYQ from the coding sequence ATGAGCGACCAGCCACGCGGCCAGCACACCCCCGCCCCGGAAACCCCGGACGCCCCGGGCACCCCGCCCGACATGCCCGCCCCACCCGTCGCCGAGCGGCAGGCCAACAGCATCGGCGGCGCCCTCGCCCTGGTCCTCGGCCTCGCCGGCGCCCTCGCCGGCGCCGGCCTGCTCGCCCTGGGCATCGCCCTGGCGGGCAGCGGCACCCCCGCCGCGGGCGTCCCCGTCCTCGTCTTCGGCGCCCTGCTCTTCCTCGCCGCGCTCGTCGCGATGGCCGGGCTGAACATGGTCGAGCCCGGCGAGGCCCGGGTCGTGCAGCTCTTCGGCCGCTACACCGGCACCATCCGCGACGACGGCCTGCGCTGGGTCAACCCCCTCACCACCCGCCGCAAGATCTCCACCCGGGTGCGCAACCACGAGACCGCCGTCCTCAAGGTCAACGACGCCCGCGGCAACCCCATCGAGCTGGCCGCCGTCGTCGTCTGGCAGGTCGAGGACACCGCGCAGGCGGTCTTCGCCGTCGACGACTTCACCGAGTTCGTCGCCACCCAGACCGAGACCGCGGTACGGCACATCGCCATCGAGTACCCGTACGACGCCTACGAGGACGACGAGTTGTCGCTGCGCGCCGACGCCGAGGAAATCACCGAGAAGCTGGCCGAGGAGCTGACCGCCCGCGTGCAGGCGGCCGGAGTGCGGATCATCGAGTCGCGCTTCACCCACCTCGCGTACGCCCCGGAGATCGCCTCCGCGATGCTCCAGCGCCAGCAGGCCGGCGCGGTGGTCGCCGCGCGGCGGGAGATCGTGGACGGTGCGGTGGGCATGGTCGAGGACGCGCTCGCCCGGCTCATCCGGCAGGACATCGTCGAGCTGGACGAGGAGCGCAAGGCGGCGATGGTCGGCAACCTCATGGTCGTACTCTGCGGCGACCGCGCCCCGCAGCCCGTCCTCAACACCGGGTCCCTCTACCAGTGA
- a CDS encoding PadR family transcriptional regulator: protein MTIGHTLLGLLESGPRHGYDLKRAFDERFGHDRPLHYGQVYSTMSRLLKNGLVEVDGIEPGGGPERKRYAITDAGITDVAGWLTTPEKPEPYLQSTLYTKVVLALLTGRDAAELLDVQRAEHLRLMRELTRRKKGGDLADQLICDHALFHLEADLRWLELTAARLGKLAAEVRA, encoded by the coding sequence ATGACGATCGGCCACACCCTCCTCGGGCTCCTGGAGTCCGGCCCCCGCCACGGTTACGACCTGAAACGCGCCTTCGACGAGCGCTTCGGCCACGACCGCCCGCTGCACTACGGGCAGGTCTACTCCACGATGTCCCGGCTGCTGAAGAACGGCCTCGTCGAGGTCGACGGCATAGAGCCCGGCGGCGGTCCCGAGCGCAAGCGCTACGCCATCACCGACGCCGGCATCACCGACGTCGCCGGCTGGCTCACCACCCCGGAGAAGCCCGAGCCGTACTTGCAGTCGACCCTGTACACCAAGGTCGTCCTCGCGCTGCTCACCGGCCGCGACGCGGCCGAACTCCTCGACGTACAGCGCGCGGAGCATCTGCGCCTGATGCGCGAGCTGACCCGTCGCAAGAAGGGCGGCGACCTCGCCGACCAGCTCATCTGCGACCACGCCCTGTTCCACCTCGAAGCCGACCTGCGGTGGCTGGAGCTCACCGCCGCGCGCCTCGGCAAACTCGCCGCGGAGGTACGCGCATGA
- a CDS encoding ABC transporter ATP-binding protein, protein MSTTPAPGPLAGPAPILTATALRKVYAGTPALDGADFAIAAGETVAVMGPSGSGKSTLLHCLAGIVPADDGTVTYAGRDLAALSDAERSALRRREFGFVFQFGQLVPELTCVENVALPLRLTGLGRRDAERAARPWLERLEVDDIAHKRPGEVSGGQGQRVAVARALATTPRVVFADEPTGALDSLNGERVMELLTDAAQDSGAAVVLVTHEARVAAYADREIVVRDGRTRSLEPAGR, encoded by the coding sequence ATGAGCACCACACCCGCCCCCGGCCCGCTCGCCGGGCCGGCGCCGATCCTCACCGCCACCGCCCTGCGCAAGGTCTACGCCGGCACCCCCGCGCTCGACGGCGCCGACTTCGCCATCGCGGCCGGCGAGACCGTCGCCGTCATGGGCCCCTCCGGCTCCGGCAAGTCGACGCTGCTGCACTGTCTCGCCGGCATCGTCCCGGCCGACGACGGCACCGTGACGTACGCGGGCCGCGACCTCGCCGCGCTCTCCGACGCCGAGCGCAGCGCCCTGCGCCGCAGGGAGTTCGGCTTCGTCTTCCAGTTCGGCCAGCTCGTACCCGAGCTGACGTGCGTGGAGAACGTCGCCCTTCCGCTGCGCCTGACGGGCCTCGGCCGCCGGGACGCAGAACGCGCGGCCCGGCCGTGGCTGGAGCGGCTGGAGGTCGACGACATCGCGCACAAGCGGCCCGGCGAGGTCTCCGGCGGCCAGGGCCAGCGCGTCGCGGTCGCCCGCGCGCTGGCGACCACGCCGCGGGTGGTCTTCGCCGACGAGCCGACCGGGGCGCTCGACTCCCTCAACGGCGAGCGCGTCATGGAACTGCTCACCGATGCCGCGCAGGACAGCGGCGCGGCCGTCGTCCTGGTCACCCACGAGGCGCGCGTCGCGGCGTACGCGGACCGCGAGATCGTCGTACGCGACGGGCGCACCCGCAGTCTGGAGCCGGCCGGCCGATGA